The following coding sequences lie in one Agrobacterium vitis genomic window:
- a CDS encoding HAD-IA family hydrolase, which yields MAKAFADFKYLTFDVVGTLIDFESGITHCLAEIAAETGVTMDGEHALSLYRAARYDDEALLFPDDLARVYLKIAPALGLPVDAAFGERLRGSVTDWKPFADSVAALAQLKTCYRLIAMTNAQRWAFAYFDEALGEPFHAAFTTDDTGTEKPDPAFFETVFAFVEKEGNSRADILHVAQSQYHDIGISRQLGLTNCWIERRHAQKGYGGTIEPETFVKPDFHFTSMAGLAEAIELDRAA from the coding sequence ATGGCAAAGGCCTTTGCGGATTTCAAATATCTCACCTTCGACGTGGTCGGCACGCTCATTGATTTTGAGAGCGGCATTACCCATTGCCTCGCTGAGATTGCCGCAGAGACAGGCGTGACGATGGATGGAGAACACGCTCTTTCGCTCTATCGTGCGGCCCGCTATGACGATGAAGCCTTGCTTTTTCCCGACGATCTTGCGCGGGTCTACCTAAAGATCGCCCCCGCCCTCGGCCTGCCGGTAGATGCGGCATTTGGCGAGCGCTTGCGTGGCTCCGTCACCGATTGGAAGCCTTTTGCCGATAGCGTTGCCGCGCTGGCACAGCTGAAAACCTGCTACCGGCTGATTGCCATGACCAATGCGCAGCGCTGGGCCTTTGCGTATTTCGATGAAGCCTTGGGCGAGCCCTTTCATGCAGCCTTCACCACTGATGACACGGGCACCGAAAAGCCCGATCCAGCATTTTTCGAAACGGTCTTCGCTTTCGTTGAAAAGGAAGGCAACAGCCGCGCCGATATCCTGCATGTGGCGCAAAGCCAATATCACGACATCGGCATTTCACGGCAGCTTGGCCTGACCAATTGCTGGATCGAGCGACGCCATGCCCAAAAAGGCTATGGCGGCACGATCGAGCCGGAAACATTTGTGAAACCCGATTTTCACTTCACCTCCATGGCGGGACTTGCCGAGGCCATAGAGTTGGATCGCGCCGCCTGA
- a CDS encoding ABC transporter substrate-binding protein — MTDKQTTNWTGADDAMVENAIRRGATRRELMQMMLAGGVALTAAGSIMGRASSALAATPVKGGSLKAAGYSASNADTLDPAKASLSTDYVRCCALYNRLTILDKSGAPQMELADSVESKDAQVWTIKLKSGVTFHDGKTLTADDVVYSLKRHLDPATGSKVAKIAAQMTGIKAVDKQTVEISLSHANADLPSILAIHQFMIVADGTTDFSKGNGTGAFVLEKFEPGVRSIMKRNGNYWKAGGPNVDSFEFFAISEDNARVNALLSGDIQLAASINPRSMRLVDTQDGFVLSKTTSGNYTNLNMRMDMAPGNKKDFIDGMKLIVNREQIVKSALRGLGEVGNDQPLSSASFYHNADLKPKAFDPDKAKFHFQKAGVLGQSIPVIASEAASSSIDMAMIIQASAAEIGMKLDVQRVPSDGYWDKYWLKAPVHFGNINPRPTPDILFSLLYSSDAPWNESQYKSPKFDKMLLEARGLLDQAKRKEIYGEMQVMIAEEAATVIPAYISNVDAITAKLKGLEPSPLGGMMGYAFAEYVWLEA, encoded by the coding sequence ATGACAGACAAGCAGACAACAAACTGGACCGGCGCTGACGATGCCATGGTGGAGAACGCCATCCGCCGTGGTGCCACCCGCCGCGAACTGATGCAGATGATGCTGGCTGGTGGCGTTGCCCTTACCGCCGCCGGCTCCATCATGGGTCGCGCCTCAAGCGCGCTCGCCGCAACACCGGTCAAGGGAGGTTCGTTGAAGGCCGCCGGCTATTCTGCGTCCAATGCCGATACGCTGGATCCGGCAAAGGCCTCGCTCTCCACCGACTATGTGCGCTGCTGCGCGCTTTATAACCGCCTCACCATTCTCGACAAATCCGGCGCTCCGCAGATGGAGCTGGCAGACTCGGTTGAAAGCAAGGACGCCCAGGTCTGGACGATCAAGCTGAAAAGCGGCGTGACCTTCCACGACGGCAAGACGCTGACCGCAGACGACGTCGTCTATTCGCTGAAGCGCCATCTCGATCCGGCCACCGGCTCCAAGGTTGCCAAGATCGCCGCCCAGATGACCGGCATCAAGGCCGTCGACAAGCAGACCGTGGAAATCTCGCTCTCGCATGCCAATGCCGACCTGCCGTCCATTCTCGCCATCCATCAGTTCATGATCGTTGCCGATGGCACCACGGATTTCTCCAAGGGCAATGGCACCGGTGCCTTCGTTCTCGAAAAATTCGAGCCCGGCGTCCGCTCGATTATGAAGCGCAATGGCAATTACTGGAAAGCTGGCGGCCCGAATGTCGACAGTTTCGAATTCTTCGCCATCAGCGAGGACAATGCCCGTGTCAACGCGCTCCTGTCGGGTGACATCCAGCTGGCCGCCTCCATCAATCCGCGCTCCATGCGTCTGGTCGATACCCAGGACGGCTTCGTGCTGTCGAAGACGACATCGGGCAATTACACCAATCTCAACATGCGCATGGATATGGCGCCGGGCAACAAGAAAGATTTCATTGATGGCATGAAGCTGATCGTTAACAGGGAGCAGATCGTCAAATCCGCATTGCGTGGGCTGGGCGAAGTCGGCAACGACCAGCCGCTGTCGTCTGCCAGCTTCTATCATAATGCCGACCTGAAGCCGAAGGCATTCGATCCCGACAAGGCAAAATTCCATTTCCAGAAGGCAGGCGTGCTTGGCCAGTCCATCCCGGTTATCGCATCAGAAGCCGCAAGCTCTTCGATAGACATGGCGATGATTATCCAGGCATCAGCGGCAGAAATCGGCATGAAGCTCGATGTCCAGCGCGTACCCTCCGATGGTTATTGGGACAAATACTGGCTGAAGGCACCGGTCCATTTCGGCAATATCAATCCGCGTCCGACGCCGGACATCCTGTTTTCGCTGCTTTACTCTTCCGACGCGCCGTGGAACGAAAGCCAGTACAAGTCGCCGAAATTCGACAAGATGCTGCTTGAGGCCCGTGGCCTGCTGGACCAGGCCAAGCGCAAGGAAATCTATGGCGAGATGCAGGTGATGATCGCGGAGGAAGCAGCGACGGTCATTCCCGCCTATATTTCCAACGTCGATGCTATCACGGCCAAGCTGAAAGGGCTTGAACCCAGCCCGCTGGGTGGCATGATGGGTTATGCCTTCGCCGAATATGTCTGGCTGGAAGCCTGA
- a CDS encoding ABC transporter permease produces the protein MCVNARAFSLVVNRLMIALITLIIVSLAVFMATALLPGDTATMLLGQAATPEAVEGLRQAMHLNDPAILRFLRWATGLLQGDLGTSYANNMPIAELISGRLVNSMKLAGITALLAVPIALTLGITSAMLRGSLYDRCVTVVTIGVISVPEFMIATSAVLLFAVYLKWLPALSFANEVHSFAGLVRVYAMPVITLTFGVSAQMIRMTRAAVIETLDTPYVEMALLKGASRRRIVLRHALPNALGPIVNAMALSLSYLIGGVIIVETIFNYPGIAKLMVDAVATRDLPLIQSCAMIFCVGYLVLITIADIVSILSNPRLR, from the coding sequence ATGTGCGTGAACGCCCGAGCCTTTTCCCTTGTTGTCAACAGGCTGATGATCGCCCTGATCACATTGATCATCGTGTCGCTGGCCGTTTTCATGGCGACTGCGCTCTTGCCAGGCGATACGGCAACCATGCTGCTCGGTCAGGCCGCGACACCTGAAGCCGTTGAGGGCCTGCGCCAGGCCATGCATCTCAACGATCCGGCAATTCTGCGTTTCCTGCGTTGGGCAACGGGCTTGTTGCAAGGCGATCTCGGCACCTCCTACGCCAATAACATGCCAATTGCTGAGCTGATTTCCGGCCGTCTGGTCAATTCCATGAAGCTTGCCGGCATTACCGCCCTCCTGGCTGTTCCCATCGCACTGACGCTGGGGATTACCTCGGCCATGCTGCGCGGCTCTCTCTATGACCGCTGCGTCACCGTGGTGACCATTGGGGTGATTTCCGTGCCGGAATTCATGATTGCCACCTCCGCCGTTCTACTGTTTGCGGTCTATCTGAAATGGCTGCCAGCACTGTCCTTTGCCAATGAGGTTCACAGTTTTGCTGGCCTGGTGCGTGTCTATGCCATGCCCGTCATCACCCTGACCTTCGGCGTTTCAGCCCAGATGATCCGCATGACCCGGGCAGCGGTGATCGAAACCCTCGATACGCCCTATGTGGAAATGGCGTTGCTGAAAGGCGCCTCACGCCGCCGCATCGTGCTGCGCCATGCGTTGCCCAATGCGCTGGGGCCAATCGTCAATGCCATGGCGCTATCACTGTCCTATCTGATTGGCGGGGTCATTATCGTCGAGACGATCTTCAACTATCCCGGCATTGCCAAGCTGATGGTCGATGCCGTCGCCACCCGTGACCTGCCGCTGATCCAGAGCTGCGCCATGATCTTCTGCGTCGGCTATCTCGTGCTGATCACCATTGCCGATATCGTTTCCATTCTCTCCAATCCGAGGCTGCGATGA
- a CDS encoding ABC transporter permease, translated as MTMTPLNGTPSNATPSTAPIARRRWSFGYRINAVGIAGLTVISAWALVAIFAPLLIPHPVGEIVDFDYFGPMSNTLWLGSDYLGRDMLSRIIMGARYTVGISLAAVTVACFSGVVLGMIAAVAGGWIDTVLSRFLDAMNSIPSKLFGLVVVAAVGSSIPVLVMTLSVIYTPGAYRFARALAVNINAMDFISVARIRGETIFYIIRSEILPNITGPVLADFGLRFVFIVLLLSGLSFLGLGVQPPNADWGALVRENIGGLPFAAPAVIFPSLAIASLTISVNMLIDNLPRKIRDRSA; from the coding sequence ATGACTATGACGCCACTAAACGGGACGCCATCGAACGCGACGCCATCAACAGCACCAATCGCTCGCAGACGCTGGTCATTCGGCTATCGCATCAATGCCGTTGGCATTGCTGGCCTCACTGTCATCAGCGCTTGGGCGCTGGTGGCGATATTCGCGCCCCTGCTCATCCCGCATCCAGTCGGTGAGATCGTCGATTTCGACTATTTCGGGCCGATGAGCAACACGCTTTGGCTGGGCTCCGATTATCTCGGTCGGGACATGCTGTCGCGCATCATCATGGGTGCGCGCTACACGGTCGGCATTTCGCTGGCCGCCGTTACCGTCGCCTGTTTTTCCGGCGTTGTGCTTGGCATGATCGCCGCCGTCGCCGGTGGCTGGATCGATACCGTGCTCAGCCGCTTTCTCGATGCGATGAACTCCATTCCCAGCAAGCTCTTCGGTCTGGTGGTGGTCGCTGCCGTCGGATCGTCGATCCCGGTTCTGGTCATGACCCTGTCGGTGATCTACACGCCCGGCGCCTATCGCTTTGCCCGGGCGCTTGCCGTCAACATCAATGCCATGGATTTCATAAGCGTCGCACGCATCCGGGGCGAGACTATTTTCTACATCATCCGCTCTGAAATTCTGCCGAATATTACCGGACCGGTGCTGGCGGATTTTGGGCTGCGCTTTGTCTTCATCGTGTTGCTGCTCTCAGGGCTTTCGTTTCTGGGGCTCGGCGTCCAGCCGCCCAATGCCGATTGGGGCGCATTGGTGCGCGAAAATATCGGCGGCCTGCCTTTTGCGGCACCAGCGGTGATTTTCCCGTCGCTGGCCATTGCCAGCCTGACAATCAGCGTCAACATGCTGATCGATAATCTTCCCCGCAAGATCCGCGACAGGAGTGCATGA
- a CDS encoding ABC transporter ATP-binding protein, with protein sequence MANLVEIRDLKVQATTDSGRKVEIIKGISLDIPEGEIAALIGESGSGKTTIALTLMGHTRPGCRITGGTISVAGKDMAALSERDRASIRGTDVAYVPQSAAAAFNPAIRIMDQVIEVTRIHDLMSKEEARTRAVALFRALSLPNPETIGTRYPHQVSGGQLQRLSAAMALIGDPKLVIFDEPTTALDVTTQIEVLRAFKSVMRKDGISGVYVSHDLAVVAQIADRIIVLKGGEVQETGTTAELLADAQHPYTRELLSAFEPKPRTTPLAEDKSVKPLLEIENLIAGYGDLQADGLPLVQAVQSVSLTVRNGRNLGIIGESGCGKSTLARSIAGLLPLAAGHIIFNGRELGRHARDRTRNQLREMQIVFQSADTALNPAKSIEDILGRPLTFYHGMKGKARDARINQLLDMVHLPQSLRQRRPSELSGGQKQRVNFARALAAEPKLILCDEITSALDTVVAAAVIELLKELQRELGLSYIFISHDLSVVEAICDEIVVMYAGKKVEQISPQQLAAPQHPYSKLLFSSVPKLDPTWLDTLQQDPELVRTYRINP encoded by the coding sequence ATGGCAAACCTCGTGGAAATCCGCGACCTGAAGGTCCAGGCCACCACCGATTCCGGCCGCAAGGTCGAGATTATCAAGGGCATCAGCCTGGACATACCGGAGGGCGAAATCGCTGCCTTGATCGGCGAGAGCGGCTCTGGAAAAACCACCATCGCCTTGACCTTGATGGGCCATACCCGCCCCGGATGCCGTATAACCGGCGGCACGATCAGTGTCGCGGGCAAGGATATGGCCGCACTTTCCGAGCGCGATCGCGCCAGTATTCGCGGCACCGATGTCGCTTATGTGCCGCAATCAGCGGCGGCGGCTTTCAATCCGGCCATCCGGATCATGGATCAGGTGATCGAGGTCACCCGCATTCACGACCTGATGTCGAAGGAAGAAGCCCGCACCCGCGCCGTGGCGCTGTTTCGGGCGCTGTCGCTGCCCAATCCCGAAACGATTGGCACACGCTATCCGCATCAGGTCTCCGGCGGACAGTTACAGCGTCTATCAGCGGCCATGGCGCTGATCGGAGACCCGAAACTGGTGATTTTCGACGAGCCGACCACGGCGCTTGACGTGACGACGCAAATCGAAGTGCTGCGCGCCTTCAAGTCGGTGATGCGCAAGGACGGCATCTCCGGGGTCTATGTCTCCCATGATCTGGCCGTCGTTGCACAGATTGCCGATCGTATTATCGTGCTCAAGGGTGGCGAAGTGCAGGAAACCGGCACCACCGCCGAGCTGCTGGCCGATGCGCAACATCCCTATACCCGTGAACTTCTGTCTGCCTTTGAACCCAAGCCCCGCACAACACCGCTTGCCGAAGACAAGAGCGTCAAGCCCCTGCTGGAAATCGAAAACCTGATTGCTGGCTATGGCGACCTGCAAGCGGATGGTCTGCCTCTCGTTCAGGCGGTGCAGTCCGTCAGCCTGACGGTGCGCAATGGCCGCAACCTCGGCATTATCGGCGAATCCGGCTGCGGTAAATCCACCTTAGCGCGCAGCATTGCCGGCCTCCTGCCATTGGCGGCGGGCCATATCATTTTCAATGGCCGTGAACTGGGCCGCCATGCCCGCGACCGCACCCGCAATCAGCTGCGCGAAATGCAGATCGTCTTCCAATCCGCCGACACGGCACTGAACCCGGCGAAATCCATTGAGGACATCCTCGGTCGCCCGCTGACCTTTTACCATGGAATGAAGGGCAAGGCGCGCGATGCCCGCATCAACCAATTGCTCGACATGGTGCATCTGCCACAATCGCTTCGCCAACGCCGCCCATCGGAACTGTCTGGCGGCCAGAAGCAGCGGGTCAATTTCGCCCGTGCGCTGGCAGCGGAACCAAAGCTGATCCTGTGCGACGAAATCACCTCGGCGCTCGACACCGTGGTCGCCGCCGCGGTCATCGAGCTTTTGAAGGAATTGCAGCGCGAACTTGGCCTGTCCTACATTTTCATCAGCCACGATCTTTCGGTGGTGGAAGCGATCTGCGACGAGATCGTGGTGATGTATGCGGGGAAAAAGGTCGAGCAAATCTCGCCGCAACAGCTTGCCGCCCCGCAACATCCCTATTCGAAACTGCTGTTTTCCTCAGTTCCGAAACTCGACCCGACCTGGCTCGATACGCTGCAACAGGACCCGGAACTGGTCAGGACCTACCGCATCAATCCGTGA
- a CDS encoding GntR family transcriptional regulator, with protein MNQPRVRELVRAGNTVEQLVRAIADLIIVGDLQPDDKLDEGSLATRFEVSRTPVREALRQLCAMGLVERKPNKSAVVTNVTGGFLTSMFEAMAELEGMCARLAAERMTLDERRALEGMHRSSIRIVQAGQTEDYSAYNIEFHNRIYQGAHNQHILELVTQTRSRLAPFRRAQFRLTGRLSLSFQEHEAIVNAILRGEKTAAAEAAYRHVEIVGDASSTLTQHTVGRD; from the coding sequence ATGAATCAGCCGAGGGTGCGCGAACTTGTTCGTGCCGGCAATACGGTCGAACAATTGGTACGCGCCATTGCCGACCTGATTATCGTCGGTGATTTGCAGCCGGATGATAAACTGGATGAAGGATCGCTTGCCACGCGGTTCGAGGTGTCGCGCACGCCGGTGCGCGAAGCGCTGCGGCAATTATGTGCCATGGGGCTGGTGGAGCGTAAGCCGAACAAGAGCGCTGTCGTTACCAACGTCACCGGCGGGTTCCTGACCTCTATGTTCGAGGCCATGGCGGAGCTTGAAGGGATGTGCGCCAGGCTTGCAGCAGAGCGCATGACGTTGGACGAGCGCCGGGCGCTGGAGGGGATGCACCGCTCATCAATCCGCATCGTCCAGGCGGGACAGACGGAGGACTATTCCGCCTATAATATTGAGTTTCACAACCGGATCTATCAGGGCGCTCATAACCAGCATATTCTGGAACTGGTGACGCAAACCCGCTCGCGGCTGGCACCGTTTCGGCGCGCCCAGTTTCGCTTGACGGGCCGCTTGTCACTGTCCTTTCAGGAGCATGAGGCCATCGTCAATGCCATCCTGCGCGGTGAAAAGACTGCTGCCGCCGAAGCGGCCTATCGCCATGTCGAAATTGTCGGTGATGCCAGCAGCACATTGACCCAGCATACGGTTGGCAGGGATTGA